A single window of Poecilia reticulata strain Guanapo linkage group LG10, Guppy_female_1.0+MT, whole genome shotgun sequence DNA harbors:
- the cplx1 gene encoding complexin-2: MNFVMKQALGGATKDMGKMLGGEEEKDPDAQKKEEERQEALRQQEEERKAKYARMEAERENIRQGIRDKYGIKKKEEKEAEAAAAMEQASEGSLTRPKKAVPTGCGDEEEEESIVDTVMKFIPAPLMDMFNKK, from the exons GGGCCACTAAAGACATGGGAAAAATGCTTggtggagaggaggagaaggaccCTGATGCtcagaagaaagaggaggagaggcaaGAAGCACTGAGGCAAcaagaagaggagaggaaggcgAAATATGCAAGGatggaggcagagagagaaaacatccGACAGGGCATCAGGGACAAG TATGGCATCaaaaagaaggaggagaaggaagccGAGGCGGCCGCTGCCATGGAGCAGGCCTCAGAGGGCAGCCTTACCCGCCCTAAAAAGGCCGTCCCCACCGGCTGCGgcgatgaagaggaagaggagagcatCGTGGATACTGTCATGAAATTCATCCCAGCCCCTCTGATGGATATGTTCAATAAAAAGTAA